In Streptomyces sp. NBC_00344, the genomic window TCACGGGGGTGGTCCCGGGTACCCCCTCACGGTCTGGCAGCCGGGGCGCGGTCAGCGGTGGCCGGCCACCGACCGCCATGCGACGGGGAAGTCGAAGTAGCGGTCCGGGAAGGTCTCCGGCTGGTAGGTGAAGTGCCACCACTCCTCGGGGAGGTTGACGAAGCCGACCGCGGTGAGGGCGTCGCGCAGCAGATCCCGGTTGGTCCGCTGAACGCCCGTGATCCGGGGATCGTCGGTGTGGGCGAGTGTGTCGAAGCAGTCGAAACCGGTGCCCATGTCGATGGAGTTGTCGGGGAAACGCTGCGCCTGTGGTGCGTAGCAGGGGACCAGCCGCTGGCCGGGCCGGTACGGCCGGGTGGGTACGGCAGGCAGCCTCACCAGGGTGAGGTCCATGGTGCTGCCCCTGCTGTGTCCTGACTTCTCCGCGATGTAGCCGTCCGCGAACAACCGGGACTTGTTGACCAGCGGATAGAACTCGGCCTTCATCTTCTCGTCGTCCAGGTCCTTGGCCCAGCGCACGAAGTGATCGACGGCGCGCTGCGGCCGATAGCAGTCATAGACCTTGAGGGAGTAGCCCTGGCGCAGCAGCTTCGTCTGGGCCCGGTGCAGGGCCTGCGCTGCGGGCCGGGTGAGGATGCACAGCGGCTGGTCGTAGCCGTCGACCGGCTCGCCCATGAAGTTGTGCTCGTGGGGGTAGCGCATCTCCTGGATGATCGTGGGATCGACTGCGCGCAGTGCGACGAATTCTTTGGGGGCCCCGGGCGCCGCCCCTGCCGCGGGGGAGACGGCTGTCCAGGCCACCAGTGCGGCGACCGTGGTCACCAGGGACCGCGCAACAGATGTAAGTCGTGTCATGGACACTTCCTTTATCAGGTGAACGGGCCGCGGGCCACCGGGCGAACCGTCCGCAGCGCCACCGTGATCGGCTACAGTCCGCGCCCATGGACGAACCCGTCAAGGATTCCCACTGTTCGAGTTGCGGCACAGCCCTCGCCGCGCCCGCCACCGCCGGCCGGCCCCGCACCTGCCCCGCCTGCGGAACCACCGCGTACCGCAATCCGCTTCCCGTCGCCGTCGCGCTGCTGCCGGTGACCGACACCCAGGGCACAGGACTTGTCGTCATCACGCGGACCATCGAGCCGCGGAGTGGCGGAATCGCGCTGCCCGGGGGGTTCATCGACGAGGCGGAGGACTGGCATCACGCGGTGGTCAGGGAACTGGGGGAGGAAACCGGGATCACGGCCGCACCGCACGAGGTGCGGCTGGCCGATGCCCTGAGCTCGCCGGACGGTCATCTGCTGATCTTCGGACTGCTCCCCGAACGCGCGGCGTCCACGCTGCCCGCCTCGGTGCCCACCGACGAGACGGAAGGCTGGCACATCCTGCGCGCCGCGACCGAACTGGCCTTCCCGCTGCACACCGAGGCCGTACGGGGCTGGTTCACCGGCCGCTATCGCTGAGGCCGCGCACCCGCACCGGGTACCCGGCCTCCACGGCCCCGTGCTCGACGACCCGCTCCACCACCACCCGACCGGAGTCCAGGGTGGTGGTGTAGTGCTCGATCTCCGGCATCTGCCACCCGTCGCCGGTATCGCGGACCACTACTCCGGCCCCGTCATGCCCGCTGGCTGGTGCCCACACCTCGAGTTCCAGCCCGCCGTCCTCCCCGCACACCGGTATCACCGAACCGGCGCGGGCCAGGACAGGCACCCGCGACAGCGGCGCGTCGATCATCGCCAGGCCCGGACCCTCGTAGGCGGTTCCGGTCGCCGTGTCGTACCAGCGCCCGCGAGGCAGGCGTACGGCCCGCCGGACCGCCCCCTCCTCCAGCACCGGCGCCACCAGCAGGGCCCCGCCCAGCAGAAAGGCGTCCTCGCAGTCGCGCAGCGCGCGGTCCCCCGAGGCCCCCCACCACAGCGGCCGCACATAGGGTGCCCCGGTCAGCCGGGACAGATGGGCCAGAGTCATGAAGTAGGGAAGCAGCCGCTCCCGGCCTGCCAGCGCGGTCCGCGCGTGCTCCAGCGTTCCGGGCCCGCACCCCCAGGACACGCCGGCCCCGTCGCACAGGGACGCCCCGGTGCGCAGCAGCGGCAGGAAGCAGGCCAGCTGGAGCCGGCGCAGAGACAGCTCGGCCGAACCGCTGTCGTCGGGACCACCCGCGTCCGTTCCCGAACAGGGCACCCCGCAGAGCCCGAGGCTCAGCACCATCGACAGCGAGGCGCGCAGCCCCGGCCAGCCGCGGAGCCCCGCGGACCAGGCGCCGCCGTAGCGCTGCATCCCGGCCCAGCCGGAACGGGAGACGACAAAGGGACGCTCTTCGGGGCGCAGTTCCAGCAGGCCGCGGTAGGCGGCCTGCGCCATCGTCAGGCCGTAGATGTTGTGGGCTTCCCTGTGGTCACCACCGCGGCCCTCCAACGCGTGACCCGACGAGAGCGGCAGGGTGGGATCACCGAACGGGACGAGCGAGGCCGGCTCGTCCATGGTGTGCCACACACCGGAGAAGCCCTGGCCGAGCCGTTCCTCGTTCAGCCCGCCCCACCACGCACGGGCGCGCGGCGCGGTGAAATCGGGATAGACGCAGGCACCGGGCCGGGCCACACCGCGCACCGGTTCGCCGTCGGCGTCCCGCACGAAGACGCCGGCGGCCAGCCCGCTGTCGTACACGGGATGGCCCGGCTCGGCAGGCACCGCCGGGGCGACGACGGAGACCAGCCGTATCCCTTCGGCCCGCAGATCCCTGGCGAGAGCGGGCAGATCGGGGAGGCGCTCGCCGTCGAGAGGGCCGGCGCGGCGCCGGGTGTGCGGGCCGGCGGCCAGATGGACCGCCGAAAGCGGCAGCCGCCGATCACGGAGCCCGGCGACCAGCTCGCGGATCCCCTGCCCGGCCGCGACCTGCTCGCCCCCGGACCCGCTGCCGTGACCCGCCCAGACATGCTGACGCCCTAGCGCCCAGTACGGCGGAAGCGCGGGCCGGCCGGTGAGGGCCGTCCAGCCGCGCAGTACCCGGGCCGGCGTACCGGCGACGACCCAGCAGCGCAGCGGACCGCCCTCCATGCGCAGCTCGCCGGTTCCGGGCCTGTCGTGCCCTGAGCCGGCGCCCTCCGAGCCCTCCGCGATGATCAGCCGGCCGTCCCAGGTGTTGTCGTGGAAGGTGAGATGAGTGCCTGCGTCGGCCACCACCAGCTGCACGGGCATGGTGATCCGCGAGGCCCCTTCGCCCGAAGCATCCATCGGAGCCGCGTTCCACAGCCGGTAGCTGCCGTCCCGCAACCGCGGTCCGGAAGCCGGCCCACCGAGTCCGAAGAAGCGCGCGTCGGCGGGGACCTGCGACCGCAGCACCCAGCGCGCGGTCCCGCCCGTGACCGGTTCCCACCAGCGTGGCGGGAGGTCCTTGCGGATCCTGACCCCGCCCGGCGTCCGGATCTCGACCTCACCGTGCCGGGACACCGCGACCGTCACGCGCTCCGAGACCACCCGCCAGCCACCGTCCTTGTCGGGCTCGAGAACGGCGCGCGGATCGGGCTCCGGGCAGCCGTCCGCCAATGCGTACGAGGGTGTCGGCCCGGCGCCGTCCCACCCCCAGAAGACCGCACCGCCCACCGCCACCCTGACCAGCAGCTCGGAACGCGCGAACCGGATGACCCCGCCGCCGGGACGGTGCTCCACGCCCGTCACGACACCGGGCACCCGAGCCCGTTCGGCCCCGCGCTCCGCCAGCGCACCGGCATCCGTGCGCGCTCTGCGCCAGGCCGAGCGCAGCGCGTGCCGCCCCTGAGCCGTACCGACCGCTTTCGCCGAGCGAACCAGGTCACGAGCGTCCATGGTGGTCAGACTGTCATCCGGAGGCAGCGGAGCGGAGGCCGTTCAGCTGCCGTTCACCTGCGTTCCGGCCACATGTTCACCCGGCGGACCATGGAGGTCCCGCTCTGGTGCACAAAACGATCACATGGCATCGTGCCTGTCAGCCGCCTCACGCGCACACCCCGCACGTGCGCGCGACACACGCACACCACGCGTACAGCCCGGGAGCCGCCCCATGAACCCATCGAACGCCGCACCGCTCTGGCAGCCGAGCCGCCAGCGCATCGACAGCGCCAGGATCACCCGCTTCCAGGCGTGGGCGGCCGAGCGCTACGGCGCTCCCGCCGACGGCGGTTACGCCGCGCTGCACCGCTGGTCGGTCGATGAGCTCGACTCCTTCTGGAAGGCGGTCGCCGACTGGTTCGACGTACGCTTCTCGGCCCCGTACGAGACCGTCATCGCCGACCGGTCCATGCCGGGGGCGCGGTGGTTTCCCGGTGCCACGCTCAACTACGCGGAACACGCACTGCGCGCCGCGGAAGACCCGGACCGTGCGAGCGGGCCCGCTCTGCTGCACGTGGACGAGACCCATGACCCGCAGCCGGTCAGCTGGTCCGAACTGCGCCGCCAGGTCGGAGCACTCGCGGCCCGGCTCCGGGAGCTGGGCGTACGCCCGGGGGACCGGGTCAGCGGATATCTTCCGAACGTCCCGCAGGCGGTCACCGCGCTGCTCGCCACAGCGGCCGTAGGCGGAGTCTGGACCTCCTGCGCCCCCGATTTCGGTGCCCGCAGCGTTCTCGACCGTTTCCAGCAGGTCGAGCCGGTCATCCTGTTCGCGGCCGACGGCTACCGGTACGGCGGCAAGTCCCACGACCGCACCGGGACCGTCGCGGAACTCCGCCGCGAACTGCCCACAGTGCGCGCTGTGGTCCATGTCCCGCTGCTCGGCACACCAACTCCCGAAGGCGCCCTCGACTGGTCCGCCGTCACATCGGGAAGCACCGAACCGGTCTTCGAGCAGGTCCCGTTCGACCACCCTCTGTGGGTGCTGTACTCCTCCGGCACCACCGGCCTGCCGAAAGCCATCGTGCAGTCCCAGGGCGGCATCCTGGTCGAGCACCTCAAGCAGCTCGGTCTGCACTGCGACCTGGGGCCGGGCGACCGCTTCTTCTGGTACACCTCCACCGGCTGGATGATGTGGAACTTCCTCGTCTCCGGCCTGCTCACCGGCACCACGATCGTCCTGTACGACGGCAGCCCGGGTTTCCCGGACACCGGAGCACAGTGGCGGATCGCCGAACGCACCGGCGCCACACTGTTCGGCACATCGGCCGCCTTCGTCATGGCCTGCCGCAAGGCCGATCTGCACCCGGCCCGCGATTACGACCTGTCCAAGGTCACCTGCATCGCGACGACCGGTTCCCCGCTGCCGCCCGACGGCTTCCGCTGGCTGCACGAAGCGGCCGGCGAAGATGTCTGGATCGCCTCGGTCAGCGGCGGTACGGACGTCTGCAGCTGCTTCGCCGGTGCGGTGCCCACGCTGCCGGTCCATATCGGTGAACTCCAGGCTCCCTGCCTCGGCACGGACCTCCAGGCCTGGGACCCACAGGGTGAACCGCTCGTCGGTGAGGTCGGAGAACTGGTCGTCACCAACCCGATGCCCTCCATGCCGATCCGCTTCTGGAACGACCCTGACGGCAGCCGCTACCACGACAGTTACTTCGACACCTATCCCGGAGTCTGGCGCCACGGGGACTGGATCACCCTCACCGACCACGGCTCCGTGATCATCCATGGCCGCTCGGACTCCACGCTCAACCGGCAGGGCGTTCGCATGGGTTCCGCCGATATCTACGAGGCGGTCGAGCGGCTGCCCGAGATCAGGGAGTCCCTGGTCATCGGCGTCGAAGAGCCTGAGGGCGGCTACTGGATGCCGCTCTTCGTCCATCTCGCCCAGGGGGCTGTGCTGGACGACACCCTGCGCAAGCGCATCAAGGAGACGATCCGCGAACAGCTCTCCCCGCGCCATGTGCCCGACGACATCATCGAAGTCCCCGCGGTCCCGCACACCCTCACCGGCAAGCGCATCGAAGTCCCCGTGAAACGCCTGCTCCAGGGCGCGGCACTCGACAAGGCGGTCAACCCCGGCTCGGTCGACGATCTCGGGCTGCTGACCTTCTACGAGGAGCTCGCCCGCACCCGGCGGTGAGCTCCTCCGCCCCTACCCCCCGTACATGGCCTCGGACTCGCCCAGCACCTGAGCGAAGTCCGATGCCAGTACCGCGGCGCCGGCCGGCTCGAGTCCGGCTGTGGTGATCCGCACCGCCGGCGGCGTGGCGATCCGGAACCTGGCCCCCGCGGCGATCCACCACCCCCGGGAACGCAGGCCGTTGACCACGGCCGACTCGTCGCGGACCGGCACCCAGACATTGAGCCCACTCGCTCCGTGCCCGGTGATCCCATGTCGTCCGAGCTGCGCGATCAGCTCCTGCCGGCGTTCCCGGTAGGTCTGTTGGGCCTGGCTGACCAGTGCGCGGACCGCATCGTCCGACATCGCCACGGCGACCGTCTCCTGGAGGAGATGACTGACCCACCCGGACGTCAGCAGCATCCGGCCGTCGTGCCGGGCCAGCGTGGTCGGATCGCACGAGAGCGCGGCCCAGCGCAGGTCGATGCCGAGGTGCTTCGACACGGTCCGCACCTGCGCCCACCGGGGCAGTCCGCCCGCCGCCAGCGAATGGGCGGGCGCGCCCGCGATATCCGCATTGTGGTCGTCCTCCACCACCAGGACATCGGGGAAGCCCGCCAGCACTGCCATCAGATCCTCGCGGCGCGCCGCTGAGAAGCATCCGCCGCGCGGGCTCTGTCCTCGCGGACTGCACACCAGGGCTCTGGCCCCGGTGCGCAGAGCGGCCCGCAACGCATCCGGCCTGATGCCCTCGTCGTCCACCGCCACCGGCGCCATCCGCAGTCCGAGCGCCGGCACAAGGTCCAGCAGATGATGGAATCCGGGGTCCTCCACCGCCACCGCGTCGCCCGGCTTCAACTCGGCCGACAGCAGCCGGGCCATACAGTCCAGCGCGCCGTGCGCGAACGTCACGTGTTCGCACGGCACGCCGTCCCGTGCGAACCACTGCCGGGCGAGCTCCTCCAGACGGGGCAGCCGCGGTGAGGCGCGGTGCGAACCGTTGACGGGATCCACCCGTCCCGGCGGCAGCAGCACGGGCAGCAGCGCGGGATCCGGATGACCGCCCGCCAGGTCTCGGACCCCCGACGGCACCCTCGGCGGCCGCCGCGAGCCGACGGCCGGTGCCTGTGCCACCACCGTGCCGCCCCTGCCCCGCGTCACCACGATGCCCCGCCGGCGCAGTTCCCGGTACGCCGTCGCGACGGTGCCGGGGCTGACGCCCAGCTCGTCGGCGAGCCGCCGTACTGGAGGAAGCGCGTCGCCCGGGGCCAAGCCGCCTTCGGACACGGCGTGTTCGACCGAAGAAGAGATTCCCCTGGCAGTGGTACCACTGAGCGCATATTGTGTTGCCACGTAAACAAATATGTACCAGTACATAATGTGTGTCAAGGGGGAACAGTGAGTCCGAGCCTTCGCCGAGCCGCACTGTACGAACGCATCCCCGGCGGCCGCGACGGTCGCCGCATGCTCTGGATCGCCCTCGTCAACAAGACCGGGACCGGACTGTGGATGGGGGTGGCCGCGCTCTACTTCACCCTGATCGCCGGCCTGCCCTTCGCCGAGGTCGGCGTCCTCATGGGCGTCTCGGGCGCCGCGGGCATCGCCGGTTCACCGCTCGCCGGCCGGATCGCCGACCGCTTCCCCCTCACGCGCATCCTGATCGCCGCGCAGCTGCAGCAGGCCGTAGCCCTGCTCGCGCTTCTCACCACACATGACTTCACCCTGCTGCTGATCTACTCCGCGGTCGGCAGCCTCGCCGACCGCGGATCCAATGTCCTCACCAAGCTCTACGCGGCCCGCATCAGCGGAGCGGAGCGGGTCAGGTACCAGGCAGTCCAGCGCACCGTCTCCAACGCGGGCTGGGCCATCGGCGGTCTCGCGGCCGCCGGCGCCCTCGCGGTCGGCACCACGCACGCCTACCGGCTCCTGCTGATCGGCAACGCGCTGTCCTACCTCGTCATGACGGCCCTCACCCTCCGGTGCACGGAACCGCCGTCGCCCTCGCGGGTCGTGGCCGGTTCGAAGGATCCGGAACCCGATGGCCTTCCGTCGAACCCATGGCGCGACCGGACCTACCTGCTGTTCACCGCGACCGAGACCATGCTCTATCTGGACGACGCCGTCCTCCAGGTCGGCATGCCGCTGTGGCTCGTGCACGCCACCGAAGCCCCGCACGGTCTCGCCCCGCTGCTTCTGGTCCTCAACTGCGTTCTGGTCGTCTTCTGCCAGGTACCGCTCGCCCGCCTGGCTCCCACCGCCGGCAGGGCCCGCGCCCTGCTGATACCGCTGGCGGCCTGCTTCGTCGCCGGCTGTCTGGCGATGAGCGTGTCGGTGCGCGGAGGCCCTCTGGCGGCGGCCGCCGCCCTGGTGTGCGCGACCATCGCCCTCACCTTCGCGGAGATGCTGCATGCGACCGCGTCCTGGGAGCTGTCCCTGTCACTCGCCGCGGACGACGCCCAGGGCGCGTACCTCGGGGTGCACGGCCTTTCCTCCGCGGCGCAGCGCAGCGGAGGGCCTCTGCTCGTCACGGCGGTCATCGCAGCCGGCGCACCGGCCTGGCCACTGCTGGGTCTGCTCGTCATCGCCACCTGCGCGGCCCAGAGCAGACTCGTACGCCACGGGCTGCCCCGGGCGGCGTTGTCAGACCCGCCGATTACTCTGAGTGAGCATTGATCAGTCGCGCTCAGGGGGAGTCATGGCGCAAAGCAACCGGACCAGGTCCATGCGGCGAACACTGCGCCGCGAAGTACCGAGCACCGTGGGTCTGCTGGCCGACGAGCAGGACTTCGCGACGATGCGGCGCTATCGCAGTTTCACTTTCGACGACCACACGTCCTATCTCCAGCAGGTCGAGGGCCTGCTGCGGGACCTGACCTCACAAGGGGTGCACGCGACCGTCGCGCTGTTCGACCCGGAGGATTTCGAGGAGTTCTGCGAGTCCGCCGGCCTCGACCCGGACTCCGCGGACAGCCGTACACGGTTCACCGCCAAGATCGCCGGCAGCCGGGCGACCGTGACCTACACCGGACAGCCGATCGAAGGCATCGTTCCGCTGCTCATCAACGAGGCGGTCAGCCAGGCCACTTGGGAGTACGCCACGATGGTGCTCGCCGAGTCGGGCAGCTGCTCGGACTGCGGTGAGGACATCGGCCGTACATCCTTCGACCGGGCCTCCCGCACGCTCAAGGCGCTGCTGGACCGCGCC contains:
- a CDS encoding M15 family metallopeptidase, translated to MTRLTSVARSLVTTVAALVAWTAVSPAAGAAPGAPKEFVALRAVDPTIIQEMRYPHEHNFMGEPVDGYDQPLCILTRPAAQALHRAQTKLLRQGYSLKVYDCYRPQRAVDHFVRWAKDLDDEKMKAEFYPLVNKSRLFADGYIAEKSGHSRGSTMDLTLVRLPAVPTRPYRPGQRLVPCYAPQAQRFPDNSIDMGTGFDCFDTLAHTDDPRITGVQRTNRDLLRDALTAVGFVNLPEEWWHFTYQPETFPDRYFDFPVAWRSVAGHR
- a CDS encoding NUDIX hydrolase: MDEPVKDSHCSSCGTALAAPATAGRPRTCPACGTTAYRNPLPVAVALLPVTDTQGTGLVVITRTIEPRSGGIALPGGFIDEAEDWHHAVVRELGEETGITAAPHEVRLADALSSPDGHLLIFGLLPERAASTLPASVPTDETEGWHILRAATELAFPLHTEAVRGWFTGRYR
- a CDS encoding glycoside hydrolase family 31 protein, with amino-acid sequence MDARDLVRSAKAVGTAQGRHALRSAWRRARTDAGALAERGAERARVPGVVTGVEHRPGGGVIRFARSELLVRVAVGGAVFWGWDGAGPTPSYALADGCPEPDPRAVLEPDKDGGWRVVSERVTVAVSRHGEVEIRTPGGVRIRKDLPPRWWEPVTGGTARWVLRSQVPADARFFGLGGPASGPRLRDGSYRLWNAAPMDASGEGASRITMPVQLVVADAGTHLTFHDNTWDGRLIIAEGSEGAGSGHDRPGTGELRMEGGPLRCWVVAGTPARVLRGWTALTGRPALPPYWALGRQHVWAGHGSGSGGEQVAAGQGIRELVAGLRDRRLPLSAVHLAAGPHTRRRAGPLDGERLPDLPALARDLRAEGIRLVSVVAPAVPAEPGHPVYDSGLAAGVFVRDADGEPVRGVARPGACVYPDFTAPRARAWWGGLNEERLGQGFSGVWHTMDEPASLVPFGDPTLPLSSGHALEGRGGDHREAHNIYGLTMAQAAYRGLLELRPEERPFVVSRSGWAGMQRYGGAWSAGLRGWPGLRASLSMVLSLGLCGVPCSGTDAGGPDDSGSAELSLRRLQLACFLPLLRTGASLCDGAGVSWGCGPGTLEHARTALAGRERLLPYFMTLAHLSRLTGAPYVRPLWWGASGDRALRDCEDAFLLGGALLVAPVLEEGAVRRAVRLPRGRWYDTATGTAYEGPGLAMIDAPLSRVPVLARAGSVIPVCGEDGGLELEVWAPASGHDGAGVVVRDTGDGWQMPEIEHYTTTLDSGRVVVERVVEHGAVEAGYPVRVRGLSDSGR
- a CDS encoding acetoacetate--CoA ligase, yielding MNPSNAAPLWQPSRQRIDSARITRFQAWAAERYGAPADGGYAALHRWSVDELDSFWKAVADWFDVRFSAPYETVIADRSMPGARWFPGATLNYAEHALRAAEDPDRASGPALLHVDETHDPQPVSWSELRRQVGALAARLRELGVRPGDRVSGYLPNVPQAVTALLATAAVGGVWTSCAPDFGARSVLDRFQQVEPVILFAADGYRYGGKSHDRTGTVAELRRELPTVRAVVHVPLLGTPTPEGALDWSAVTSGSTEPVFEQVPFDHPLWVLYSSGTTGLPKAIVQSQGGILVEHLKQLGLHCDLGPGDRFFWYTSTGWMMWNFLVSGLLTGTTIVLYDGSPGFPDTGAQWRIAERTGATLFGTSAAFVMACRKADLHPARDYDLSKVTCIATTGSPLPPDGFRWLHEAAGEDVWIASVSGGTDVCSCFAGAVPTLPVHIGELQAPCLGTDLQAWDPQGEPLVGEVGELVVTNPMPSMPIRFWNDPDGSRYHDSYFDTYPGVWRHGDWITLTDHGSVIIHGRSDSTLNRQGVRMGSADIYEAVERLPEIRESLVIGVEEPEGGYWMPLFVHLAQGAVLDDTLRKRIKETIREQLSPRHVPDDIIEVPAVPHTLTGKRIEVPVKRLLQGAALDKAVNPGSVDDLGLLTFYEELARTRR
- a CDS encoding aminotransferase class I/II-fold pyridoxal phosphate-dependent enzyme; the protein is MATQYALSGTTARGISSSVEHAVSEGGLAPGDALPPVRRLADELGVSPGTVATAYRELRRRGIVVTRGRGGTVVAQAPAVGSRRPPRVPSGVRDLAGGHPDPALLPVLLPPGRVDPVNGSHRASPRLPRLEELARQWFARDGVPCEHVTFAHGALDCMARLLSAELKPGDAVAVEDPGFHHLLDLVPALGLRMAPVAVDDEGIRPDALRAALRTGARALVCSPRGQSPRGGCFSAARREDLMAVLAGFPDVLVVEDDHNADIAGAPAHSLAAGGLPRWAQVRTVSKHLGIDLRWAALSCDPTTLARHDGRMLLTSGWVSHLLQETVAVAMSDDAVRALVSQAQQTYRERRQELIAQLGRHGITGHGASGLNVWVPVRDESAVVNGLRSRGWWIAAGARFRIATPPAVRITTAGLEPAGAAVLASDFAQVLGESEAMYGG
- a CDS encoding MFS transporter, with protein sequence MLWIALVNKTGTGLWMGVAALYFTLIAGLPFAEVGVLMGVSGAAGIAGSPLAGRIADRFPLTRILIAAQLQQAVALLALLTTHDFTLLLIYSAVGSLADRGSNVLTKLYAARISGAERVRYQAVQRTVSNAGWAIGGLAAAGALAVGTTHAYRLLLIGNALSYLVMTALTLRCTEPPSPSRVVAGSKDPEPDGLPSNPWRDRTYLLFTATETMLYLDDAVLQVGMPLWLVHATEAPHGLAPLLLVLNCVLVVFCQVPLARLAPTAGRARALLIPLAACFVAGCLAMSVSVRGGPLAAAAALVCATIALTFAEMLHATASWELSLSLAADDAQGAYLGVHGLSSAAQRSGGPLLVTAVIAAGAPAWPLLGLLVIATCAAQSRLVRHGLPRAALSDPPITLSEH